The following coding sequences lie in one Cannabis sativa cultivar Pink pepper isolate KNU-18-1 chromosome 5, ASM2916894v1, whole genome shotgun sequence genomic window:
- the LOC115715996 gene encoding bifunctional pinoresinol-lariciresinol reductase 2-like isoform X1, whose product MGKSKVLIVGGTGYLGKRLVKASLEEGHETNVVHRPEANVDIERVQMLLSFKEKGAMLVSASFNDHQSLVNAVKLVDVVICAISGVHVRSHHILLQLKLVDAIKQAGNVKRFLPSEFGFDVARMKNITMGAERVVYDDKMEVRKAIEEANIPFTYISANCCAGYFLGGLGQPGRYLPSTDSVLLFGDGNKKAIYIDEDDIAKYTIKTIDDPRTMNKTVYLRPPKNILSQREVVQVWENLIGKELHKSSISKQEFLANLKDLDYAWQVGMGHYYNAFFEGCLTNFEIGDEGVEATQLYPEIKYVSVDDYMRRYL is encoded by the exons ATGGGGAAAAGCAAAGTGTTGATAGTTGGAGGAACTGGTTACTTGGGGAAGAGGCTAGTGAAGGCAAGTTTAGAAGAGGGTCATGAGACGAATGTGGTTCATAGGCCGGAGGCGAATGTTGATATCGAGAGAGTTCAAATGCTTTTGTCGTTCAAGGAGAAAGGAGCAATGCTAGTCTCCGCTTCTTTCAATGACCATCAAAGCCTTGTTAACGCTGTTAAACTTGTTGATGTTGTCATCTGCGCCATTTCAGGTGTTCATGTTCGAAGCCACCATATTCTTCTTCAACTCAAGCTTGTAGATGCTATCAAACAAGCTGGAAATGTTAAG AGATTTTTGCCATCCGAGTTTGGATTTGATGTAGCAAGAATGAAGAATATTACAATGGGTGCAGAAAGAGTAGTGTATGATGACAAAATGGAAGTGAGAAAAGCCATTGAAGAAGCAAACATTCCTTTTACATATATTTCAGCTAATTGTTGTGCTGGTTACTTCCTTGGCGGTTTGGGGCAACCCGGTCGCTATCTTCCCTCTACTGACTCTGTGCTTTTGTTTGGAGATGGCAACAAAAAAG CAATATATATTGATGAAGATGACATAGCAAAGTATACAATCAAAACCATAGATGATCCTCGAACTATGAATAAGACTGTGTATCTTAGGCCACCCAAGAATATTTTGTCCCAAAGAGAAGTTGTTCAAGTTTGGGAGAACCTCATTGGCAAAGAGTTGCACAAGTCATCAATCTCAAAGCAAGAGTTTCTAGCTAATTTGAAAG ATCTAGATTATGCTTGGCAAGTTGGAATGGGACATTACTACAATGCGTTTTTTGAAGGTTGTctaacaaattttgaaatagGCGATGAAGGTGTAGAGGCGACTCAACTTTATCCAGAAATCAAATATGTTTCCGTAGACGACTACATGAGGCGCTATCTCTAA
- the LOC115715995 gene encoding bifunctional pinoresinol-lariciresinol reductase 2 has protein sequence MGKSKVLIVGGTGYLGKRLVKASLEEGHETYVVHRPETNVDIERVQMLLSFKEKGATLVSASFNDHQSLVNAVKLVDVVICAISGVHVRSHHILLQLKLVDAIKQAGNVKRFLPSEFGTDPARMKTNAMGAEKIVFDDKMEVRKAIEQANIPFTYISANCCAGYFLGGLGQPGHYLPSTDSVLLFGDGNKKAIYVDEDDIAKYTIKTIDDPRTMNKTVYLRPPKNILSQREIVQVWENLIGKELHKSSISKQEFLANLKNLDYAWQVGMGHYYNAFFEGCLTNFEIGDEGVEATQLYPEIKYVSVDDYMRRYL, from the exons atgggGAAAAGCAAAGTGTTGATAGTAGGAGGAACTGGTTACTTGGGGAAGAGGCTAGTGAAGGCAAGTTTAGAAGAGGGTCATGAGACCTATGTGGTTCACAGGCCGGAGACGAATGTTGATATTGAGAGAGTTCAAATGCTTTTGTCGTTCAAGGAGAAAGGAGCAACATTAGTCTCCGCTTCTTTCAATGACCATCAAAGCCTCGTCAACGCTGTTAAACTTGTCGATGTTGTCATTTGCGCCATTTCGGGTGTTCATGTTCGAAGCCACCATATTCTTCTTCAACTCAAGCTTGTGGATGCTATCAAACAAGCTGGAAATGTTAAG AGGTTTTTGCCATCTGAGTTTGGAACAGACCCAGCAAGAATGAAGACTAATGCAATGGGTGCAGAAAAAATAGTATTTGATGACAAAATGGAAGTGAGAAAAGCCATTGAACAAGCAAACATTCCTTTTACATATATTTCAGCTAATTGTTGTGCCGGTTACTTCCTCGGCGGTTTGGGGCAACCCGGTCACTATCTTCCTTCTACCGATTCTGTGCTTTTGTTTGGAGATGGCAACAAAAAAG CAATATATGTGGATGAAGATGACATAGCAAAGTATACAATCAAAACCATAGATGACCCTCGAACTATGAATAAGACTGTGTATCTTAGGCCACCCAAGAATATTTTGTCCCAAAGAGAAATTGTTCAAGTTTGGGAGAACCTCATTGGCAAAGAGTTGCACAAGTCATCAATCTCAAAGCAAGAGTTTCTAGCTAATTTGAAAA ATCTAGATTATGCTTGGCAAGTTGGAATGGGGCATTACTACAACGCGTTTTTTGAAGGTTGTctaacaaattttgaaatagGCGATGAAGGTGTCGAGGCGACTCAACTTTATCCAGAAATCAAATATGTTTCCGTAGACGACTACATGAGGCGCTATCTCTAA